The following coding sequences lie in one Phycicoccus duodecadis genomic window:
- a CDS encoding DUF1992 domain-containing protein → MEPARYESPVERVIREAQERGEFDDLPGTGKPLDLGDVDDPLWWVRRLAEREQLDFTAALPPGVALRKEAAGFPASLAELRTEKSVRAVLDDYNRRARRDRLRLPDRGMPQIIAPTVDVDAMVQRWHDLRAASQPPEVDPPVTPGEARSGRRWWRRRR, encoded by the coding sequence GTGGAGCCGGCGCGTTACGAGTCCCCCGTCGAGCGGGTCATCCGTGAGGCGCAGGAGCGCGGGGAGTTCGACGACCTGCCGGGCACCGGCAAGCCGCTCGACCTCGGCGACGTCGACGACCCGCTGTGGTGGGTCCGGCGGTTGGCCGAGCGCGAACAGCTCGACTTCACCGCCGCCCTGCCGCCCGGGGTGGCCCTGCGCAAGGAGGCCGCCGGCTTCCCCGCGTCACTGGCCGAGCTGCGCACCGAAAAGTCGGTGCGGGCGGTGCTCGACGACTACAACCGGCGGGCCAGGCGTGACCGGCTGCGCCTCCCCGACCGTGGCATGCCGCAGATCATCGCCCCGACCGTCGACGTCGACGCGATGGTGCAGCGATGGCACGACCTGCGAGCAGCCTCACAGCCCCCCGAGGTTGACCCGCCGGTGACGCCGGGGGAGGCTCGGTCGGGCCGCCGCTGGTGGCGCCGTCGCCGCTGA
- a CDS encoding Ig-like domain-containing protein → MTRAQKTDSRQWQPHPVRAAALRALAFALPLVVSIGVGILVGALMPVPSSTSTLVLWWAAVLSSSTVAVYAADRVTRRVLPLATLMRLSILFPDRAPSRLKVARKVSGSRAIAAELARAGMASDRQEAAETILALVGALGDYDARTRGHSERTQLFVTMLADELRLSNEDKGKLMWAALVHDIGKLKVPHSILNKPAAPTADEWEVLHSHPHHGAEICEPLREWLGPWWLAIEQHHEKYDGSGYPHALAGREISYGARIVAVADSYEVMTASRPYKRPMTALAARAELTACAGSHFDPDIVRAFLNISLGGLRRSIGPLAWLAQILMVRPGPILGQVLGVAAGAVGAAAAIVGLNLAPGIASAEPLTTAHPTPAVAAPSPTRGTPTPTPTPAPRATRPTAPQRTGPAEPGPSPVTPPASPSVAAPQPTIPPTVTPSPAPGLFVLADDTGSTLEDTPHTFDLLANDIVDGPVEVVAVSDPARGSAAVVGGRVVYTPDPDVNGTERFGYTVRDSLARLRTAQVTVEVIAVDDAPVATPDAVSLAEDSGTTTLSGLLANDTDAEDDTLTVTAVTGAAHGTVAEPTAGVFTYTPQPDFAGAETLSYDISDGNGGTAAGTVAVTVAPVNDAPVANADALTVLEDAAASTLDLVSNDVDVDGDPLTVTVVSGAVHGTLGEASPGVWAYTPDPDWNGTESLSYDISDGNGGTASGTVAVTVAPVNDAPVANADALTVLEDAAASTLDLVSNDVDVEGDLLTVTAVSGAVHGTLGETSPGVWAYTPDPDFAGAETLSYDISDGNGGTATGTMTVTVTPVNDAPVSGPDAFAVTVGQTLSTTASDGVLANDSDVDGDPLTVTGDDSLVVDINPDGSFTYTGLAPATEVVGYTVSDGQGGTSSGTLTITVTLLPSSVMDLYLQPVDTLSTGALSTAPPGNGIGDYDADGNPGLTIKPSDMKPTETDPLKYQEWGYAVPSGGLTMNGPLTMDLWTSLKNQAGKDLDYASWVYDCTAPSTCSLIASTVNVHVSKWSTTTTWEEHTVTVGSADTTVPAGHTIKVRLAFNHTDVWMPLDTAHPSSLTYSQ, encoded by the coding sequence GTGACCCGCGCGCAGAAGACGGACAGCCGCCAGTGGCAGCCCCACCCCGTGCGCGCCGCCGCCCTCAGGGCCCTGGCCTTCGCCCTTCCACTCGTGGTCTCGATCGGGGTCGGCATCCTGGTCGGCGCGCTCATGCCGGTCCCCAGTTCCACGAGCACGCTGGTCCTCTGGTGGGCCGCGGTACTCAGCTCGTCGACCGTGGCCGTCTACGCCGCCGACCGCGTGACCCGCCGGGTCCTCCCGTTGGCAACCCTCATGCGGCTCTCGATCCTCTTCCCCGACCGGGCACCCTCGCGGCTCAAGGTCGCCCGGAAGGTGTCCGGCAGCCGGGCCATCGCGGCGGAGCTGGCCCGGGCGGGCATGGCGTCGGACCGCCAGGAGGCTGCGGAGACGATCCTCGCGCTCGTCGGTGCTCTCGGTGACTACGACGCGCGGACCCGCGGCCACTCCGAGCGCACCCAGCTGTTCGTCACGATGCTCGCGGACGAGCTCAGGCTGAGCAACGAGGACAAGGGCAAGCTCATGTGGGCGGCCCTGGTCCACGACATCGGCAAGCTCAAGGTCCCGCACTCCATCCTCAACAAGCCGGCCGCTCCCACCGCCGACGAGTGGGAGGTCCTGCACAGCCACCCGCACCACGGCGCGGAGATCTGTGAGCCGCTCCGGGAGTGGCTGGGCCCCTGGTGGCTCGCCATCGAGCAGCACCACGAGAAGTACGACGGCAGTGGCTACCCGCACGCCCTCGCCGGCCGGGAGATCAGCTACGGCGCGCGAATCGTCGCAGTCGCCGACAGCTACGAGGTCATGACGGCATCGCGTCCCTACAAGCGCCCGATGACGGCACTGGCGGCTCGCGCGGAGCTCACGGCCTGCGCCGGCAGCCACTTCGACCCGGACATCGTGCGGGCCTTCCTCAACATCTCCCTCGGCGGCCTGCGCCGTTCGATCGGGCCGCTGGCGTGGCTGGCCCAGATCCTCATGGTGCGTCCGGGCCCCATCCTCGGGCAGGTGTTGGGAGTGGCCGCCGGGGCCGTCGGTGCGGCCGCCGCGATCGTCGGGCTGAACCTCGCGCCTGGCATCGCGAGTGCCGAGCCCCTGACGACGGCCCACCCCACGCCGGCGGTGGCGGCGCCGAGCCCGACCCGCGGGACCCCGACCCCGACCCCGACCCCGGCGCCGAGGGCCACCCGCCCGACCGCGCCGCAGCGGACGGGTCCCGCCGAGCCCGGCCCGTCGCCCGTCACGCCACCGGCCTCGCCCTCCGTGGCGGCGCCCCAGCCGACGATTCCACCGACTGTGACGCCGTCGCCTGCCCCCGGCCTGTTCGTCCTGGCGGACGACACGGGCTCCACCCTCGAGGACACCCCGCACACCTTCGACCTGCTCGCCAACGACATCGTCGATGGGCCCGTCGAGGTCGTCGCGGTCAGCGACCCGGCCCGCGGCTCGGCCGCGGTCGTCGGCGGCCGCGTCGTCTACACCCCCGATCCCGACGTCAACGGCACCGAGCGCTTCGGCTACACCGTGCGCGACAGCCTGGCGCGGCTGCGTACGGCACAGGTCACGGTCGAGGTCATCGCCGTCGACGACGCGCCCGTGGCGACCCCGGACGCCGTCTCCCTGGCCGAGGACTCCGGCACCACCACCCTGTCCGGGCTGCTCGCCAACGACACCGACGCCGAGGACGACACGTTGACCGTCACCGCCGTGACGGGGGCCGCGCACGGCACGGTCGCGGAGCCGACTGCCGGTGTCTTCACCTACACCCCGCAGCCGGACTTCGCCGGCGCCGAGACCCTGAGCTACGACATCAGCGACGGCAACGGCGGGACGGCCGCGGGCACCGTGGCCGTGACCGTGGCCCCCGTCAACGACGCGCCGGTGGCCAACGCCGACGCCCTCACGGTGTTGGAGGACGCCGCGGCGTCGACCCTCGACCTGGTGTCGAACGACGTGGATGTCGACGGGGACCCGCTGACCGTCACGGTGGTCTCGGGGGCCGTGCATGGCACGCTCGGCGAGGCCTCTCCGGGGGTGTGGGCCTACACGCCGGACCCGGACTGGAACGGGACCGAGAGCCTGAGCTACGACATCAGCGACGGCAACGGCGGGACGGCCTCGGGCACCGTGGCCGTGACCGTGGCCCCCGTCAACGACGCGCCGGTGGCCAACGCCGACGCCCTCACGGTGTTGGAGGACGCCGCGGCGTCGACCCTCGACCTGGTGTCGAACGACGTGGATGTCGAGGGCGACCTGCTGACCGTCACGGCGGTCTCGGGGGCCGTGCATGGCACGCTCGGCGAGACCTCTCCGGGGGTGTGGGCCTACACGCCGGACCCGGACTTCGCCGGCGCCGAGACCCTGAGCTACGACATCAGCGACGGCAACGGCGGGACGGCCACCGGCACCATGACCGTGACGGTAACCCCCGTCAACGACGCGCCGGTCTCGGGTCCGGACGCCTTCGCGGTGACCGTGGGTCAGACCCTCTCGACCACCGCCTCGGACGGTGTCCTCGCCAACGACAGCGACGTCGACGGCGACCCGCTGACGGTGACCGGGGACGACAGTCTCGTCGTCGACATCAACCCCGACGGATCCTTCACCTACACGGGCCTGGCGCCGGCGACCGAGGTGGTCGGGTACACGGTGTCCGACGGCCAGGGAGGCACGTCCAGCGGCACGTTGACGATCACGGTGACGCTCCTCCCGAGCTCGGTCATGGACCTGTACCTGCAGCCGGTGGACACGCTCTCGACGGGCGCGCTCTCGACCGCCCCCCCGGGCAACGGGATCGGTGACTACGACGCCGACGGCAACCCCGGCCTCACGATCAAGCCCAGCGACATGAAGCCCACCGAGACCGACCCGCTGAAGTACCAGGAGTGGGGCTACGCCGTCCCGTCCGGCGGGCTGACGATGAACGGTCCCCTCACGATGGACCTCTGGACGTCGCTGAAGAACCAGGCCGGCAAGGACCTCGACTACGCCTCGTGGGTCTACGACTGCACCGCACCCTCGACGTGCTCGCTCATCGCCTCCACGGTGAACGTCCACGTGTCGAAGTGGAGCACCACGACGACGTGGGAGGAGCACACGGTGACGGTCGGCAGCGCCGACACCACGGTGCCGGCGGGGCACACGATCAAGGTCCGCCTCGCCTTCAACCACACGGACGTGTGGATGCCCCTCGACACCGCCCATCCCTCCTCGCTGACCTACAGCCAGTAG
- a CDS encoding cystathionine beta-synthase → MKYADHIADLVGDTPLVKLSSVTEGIGATVLAKVEYLNPGGSVKDRIALKMIEAAEASGELQPGGVIVEPTSGNTGVGLALVAQRKGYTCIFVCPDKVSEDKRNVLRAYGAEVVVCPTAVAPDHPDSYYSVSDRLVRETPKAWKPDQYSNPNGPLSHYESTGPEIWRDTDGRLTHFVTGAGTGGTISGAGRYLREVSADREGGRVQVVAADPEGSVYSGGSGRPYLVEGVGEDFWPSAYDPSQVDRVEAVSDADSFEMTRRLAREEGLLVGGSCGMAVVAALRVARELPHDAVVVVLLPDSGRGYLSKIFNDDWMASYGFMRVEGGRTVGDVLHAKAGDLPALVHTHPNETLRDAIEILREYGVSQMPVVKAEPPVVSGEVAGSVSERELLEALFTGAAHLADPVEKHMGPGLPLVGAGEPVATARHELEASDAVLVVEDGNPVGVLTRADLLSFLSD, encoded by the coding sequence GTGAAGTACGCCGACCACATCGCAGACCTCGTCGGGGACACCCCGCTCGTCAAGCTCAGCTCCGTCACCGAGGGCATCGGGGCCACCGTCCTGGCCAAGGTGGAGTACCTCAACCCGGGCGGGTCGGTGAAGGACCGCATCGCGCTGAAGATGATCGAGGCCGCCGAGGCCTCCGGCGAGCTCCAGCCGGGCGGTGTCATCGTCGAGCCGACCTCGGGCAACACCGGCGTCGGGCTTGCCCTGGTCGCCCAGCGCAAGGGCTACACCTGCATCTTCGTCTGCCCCGACAAGGTCTCCGAGGACAAGCGCAACGTGCTGCGCGCCTACGGGGCCGAGGTCGTCGTCTGCCCCACCGCGGTCGCCCCCGACCACCCCGACTCCTACTACTCGGTCTCGGACCGGCTGGTGCGCGAGACCCCGAAGGCCTGGAAGCCCGACCAGTACTCCAACCCCAACGGCCCCCTCTCGCACTACGAGAGCACCGGGCCCGAGATCTGGCGCGACACCGACGGCCGGCTCACCCACTTCGTCACCGGCGCCGGCACCGGCGGCACCATCAGCGGCGCCGGCCGCTACCTGCGCGAGGTCAGCGCCGACCGCGAGGGCGGCCGCGTCCAGGTCGTGGCGGCCGACCCCGAGGGCTCGGTCTACAGCGGCGGCTCGGGCCGCCCGTACCTGGTCGAGGGCGTCGGCGAGGACTTCTGGCCCAGCGCCTACGACCCGTCGCAGGTCGACCGGGTCGAGGCCGTCTCGGACGCCGACTCCTTCGAGATGACCCGGCGCCTGGCCCGCGAGGAGGGCCTGCTCGTCGGGGGCTCCTGCGGGATGGCCGTGGTCGCCGCGCTGCGGGTGGCCCGCGAGCTGCCCCACGACGCGGTCGTGGTCGTGCTGCTGCCCGACTCCGGGCGCGGCTACCTCTCGAAGATCTTCAACGACGACTGGATGGCCTCCTACGGCTTCATGCGCGTCGAGGGCGGCCGCACCGTCGGCGACGTCCTGCACGCCAAGGCCGGCGACCTCCCCGCGCTGGTCCACACCCACCCCAACGAGACCCTGCGCGACGCCATCGAGATCCTGCGCGAGTACGGCGTCTCGCAGATGCCGGTCGTCAAGGCCGAGCCGCCGGTGGTCTCGGGCGAGGTCGCGGGCTCGGTCTCCGAGCGTGAGCTGCTCGAGGCGCTCTTCACCGGGGCCGCCCACCTGGCCGACCCGGTCGAGAAGCACATGGGCCCCGGCCTGCCGCTCGTCGGGGCCGGAGAGCCGGTGGCCACCGCGCGGCACGAGCTCGAGGCCTCCGACGCCGTGCTGGTCGTCGAGGACGGCAACCCGGTGGGCGTGCTCACCCGCGCCGACCTGCTGTCCTTCCTCAGCGACTGA
- a CDS encoding SGNH/GDSL hydrolase family protein has protein sequence MGRARRARRIAATAAYGGGGVAAAGAAIGALGYGVIKAEAALARRLIGTPFDDSPDDNGVYGAGRGTPYEVVVLGDSSAAGMGVDHAHETVGAIVASGVAALTGRPVRLTNRAVVGAESSDLERQLANALEEVLSPDVVLVMIGANDVTHRIDRSAAVRHLEQTVRRIRALGSEVVVGTCPDLGTIQPIQQPLRALMQRWSRDLAAAQTVAVVEAGGRTVSLGDLIGPEFAAAPHEMFSKDRFHPSATGYARAAAALLPSVCAALGVWGADTGDRAPEPRRGERVGPVAVAAGQAVREAGTEVSPTEVAGQSRGPRGRWAVLLRRRPDVVPPAAGPAAAPAAGRSVVDDPGAATR, from the coding sequence ATGGGACGGGCTCGACGCGCGCGCAGGATCGCCGCCACGGCCGCGTACGGGGGTGGCGGCGTGGCCGCCGCGGGGGCGGCCATCGGCGCCCTCGGCTACGGCGTCATCAAGGCCGAGGCCGCCCTGGCCCGGCGGCTCATCGGCACGCCCTTCGACGACTCCCCCGACGACAACGGGGTCTACGGGGCGGGGCGGGGCACCCCGTACGAGGTGGTCGTCCTCGGGGACTCGTCGGCGGCCGGGATGGGCGTCGACCACGCGCACGAGACGGTGGGCGCCATCGTCGCCAGCGGCGTCGCGGCCCTCACGGGGCGCCCGGTGCGCCTCACCAACCGGGCGGTGGTGGGCGCCGAGTCCAGCGACCTCGAGCGCCAGCTGGCCAACGCCCTCGAGGAGGTGCTGAGCCCCGACGTCGTCCTGGTCATGATCGGCGCCAACGACGTCACCCACCGCATCGACCGCTCCGCCGCGGTGCGCCACCTCGAGCAGACCGTGCGCCGCATCCGTGCCCTCGGCAGCGAGGTCGTCGTCGGCACCTGCCCCGACCTCGGCACCATCCAGCCCATCCAGCAGCCGCTGCGGGCCCTCATGCAGCGCTGGTCGCGCGACCTCGCCGCCGCCCAGACGGTGGCCGTGGTCGAGGCCGGCGGTCGCACCGTCTCGCTCGGCGACCTGATCGGCCCCGAGTTCGCCGCCGCCCCGCACGAGATGTTCAGCAAGGACCGCTTCCACCCGTCGGCCACCGGCTACGCCCGGGCCGCGGCCGCGCTGCTGCCCAGCGTGTGCGCCGCCCTGGGCGTCTGGGGCGCCGACACCGGCGACCGCGCTCCCGAGCCGCGCCGCGGTGAGCGGGTCGGGCCGGTCGCCGTCGCCGCCGGGCAGGCCGTGCGTGAGGCCGGCACCGAGGTCTCCCCCACCGAGGTCGCCGGGCAGTCGCGCGGCCCCCGGGGCCGGTGGGCGGTGCTGCTGCGCCGCCGTCCCGACGTGGTGCCCCCCGCGGCCGGTCCGGCCGCGGCGCCGGCCGCGGGCCGGTCGGTCGTCGACGACCCCGGGGCCGCCACGCGCTGA
- a CDS encoding RidA family protein codes for MDTTRSRASSGSPYEGSVGFARAVRVGQQVAVSGTAPIGPGGHVPTDAGEQARRCWEIALGALAELGGAPGDVIRTRHYITDLDVVDAVSAVHGEIFGDIRPASTMVLVAGLLDPRWLVEIEVDAVVPEG; via the coding sequence ATGGACACCACGCGCAGCCGGGCATCGTCAGGGTCGCCGTACGAGGGGTCGGTCGGGTTCGCTCGCGCGGTCCGCGTCGGCCAACAGGTCGCCGTCTCCGGGACGGCACCGATCGGACCGGGTGGGCACGTCCCCACGGATGCCGGTGAGCAGGCCCGGCGCTGCTGGGAGATCGCCCTGGGCGCGCTCGCCGAGCTCGGCGGGGCCCCCGGGGACGTCATCCGCACGCGGCACTACATCACCGACCTCGATGTCGTCGACGCGGTCTCGGCGGTGCACGGCGAGATCTTCGGCGACATCCGGCCGGCGAGCACGATGGTGCTCGTCGCTGGCCTGCTCGACCCGCGCTGGCTCGTCGAGATCGAGGTGGACGCGGTCGTCCCCGAGGGCTGA
- a CDS encoding acetyl-CoA C-acetyltransferase, whose translation MTEAVIVATARTPIGRAFKGSLKDIRPDDLSVQVVHGLLEQLPGLDPQTIDDLYWGCAEPSFKHGSNMARVIAVLAGLDRLPAATVNRFCASSTQTMRMAFHAIKAGEGDTFVVGGVECVSQYESFTGAGGSTGDAQNPAFAEAAARTAETARTNAAWHDPREDGLLPDVYIAMGQTAENVATSRGISRQRQDEWGVTSQNRAEAAIASGFFEREILPVTVPDGSVVSRDDGPRAGVTLEGVSGLNPVFRAGGTVTAGNCCPLNDGASGVVVMSDTRAAGLGLTPLARIVSTGVSGLSPEIMGLGPVEASRQALERAGLTIADLDLYEINEAFASQVLASADDLGMDPEKLNAHGGAIALGHPFGSTGTRIMTTLLNGLRERDGRYGLETMCVGGGQGMAIIVERLS comes from the coding sequence GTGACCGAGGCCGTCATCGTCGCCACCGCCCGTACGCCCATCGGGCGCGCGTTCAAGGGCTCGCTCAAGGACATCCGCCCCGACGACCTGTCGGTGCAGGTCGTCCACGGCCTGCTCGAGCAGCTGCCCGGGCTCGACCCGCAGACCATCGACGACCTCTACTGGGGCTGCGCCGAGCCGAGCTTCAAGCACGGCTCGAACATGGCGCGGGTCATCGCCGTCCTGGCGGGGCTCGACCGGCTGCCGGCCGCCACCGTCAACCGCTTCTGCGCGTCGTCGACCCAGACCATGCGGATGGCCTTCCACGCCATCAAGGCCGGCGAGGGCGACACCTTCGTGGTCGGCGGCGTCGAGTGCGTCAGCCAGTACGAGAGCTTCACCGGGGCCGGCGGCAGCACGGGCGACGCCCAGAACCCGGCGTTCGCCGAGGCCGCCGCCCGGACGGCCGAGACCGCCCGCACCAACGCCGCGTGGCACGACCCGCGCGAGGACGGCCTGCTCCCCGACGTGTACATCGCGATGGGCCAGACGGCCGAGAACGTCGCGACGTCGCGCGGCATCTCGCGGCAGCGCCAGGACGAGTGGGGCGTCACCAGCCAGAACCGGGCCGAGGCCGCCATCGCGAGCGGCTTCTTCGAGCGCGAGATCCTGCCGGTCACGGTGCCCGACGGCTCGGTCGTGAGCCGCGACGACGGCCCGCGCGCGGGGGTCACCCTCGAGGGCGTCAGCGGGCTGAACCCGGTGTTCCGCGCGGGCGGCACCGTCACCGCCGGCAACTGCTGCCCGCTCAACGACGGCGCGTCCGGCGTGGTCGTCATGAGCGACACGCGCGCGGCCGGGCTCGGCCTCACCCCCCTGGCGCGCATCGTGTCCACCGGGGTCTCGGGCCTCTCGCCCGAGATCATGGGTCTCGGCCCGGTCGAGGCCTCGCGCCAGGCGCTCGAGCGCGCCGGCCTGACGATCGCCGACCTGGACCTCTACGAGATCAACGAGGCGTTCGCCTCCCAGGTGCTGGCCTCGGCGGACGACCTCGGGATGGACCCCGAGAAGCTGAACGCCCACGGCGGCGCCATCGCCCTCGGCCACCCCTTCGGCTCCACCGGCACCCGCATCATGACGACTCTGCTCAACGGGCTGCGCGAGCGTGACGGCCGCTACGGCCTCGAGACGATGTGCGTCGGCGGTGGCCAGGGCATGGCCATCATCGTCGAGCGCCTGTCCTGA
- a CDS encoding Bax inhibitor-1/YccA family protein, whose amino-acid sequence MASSNPAFNRIEQDARNGYAGFRGGSAPTSGPGEQLSAQQLQDMYSAPSPVRNAGDRAVTMDDVIMKTLALFAIVLVTGGIGWGLAASNPGIGFALWAGGGILMLVLGLVIAFKKTLSVPLIVLYAAVEGVFVGAISQFYALRFDGPGVDTVSFQGIVPQAVLATVATFAGMLIAYKTGLIKVTARFRKIMTMALIGYAIFAVVNFVFAIVTNTAFGIGGSTALGVGISLFAVGLAAFTLALDFDAIDRAIATGAPQKYSWLLAHGLVVTLVWLYLEFLRLLGRLRS is encoded by the coding sequence ATGGCCAGCAGTAACCCGGCCTTCAACCGGATCGAGCAGGACGCACGCAACGGCTACGCGGGCTTCCGCGGCGGTTCCGCCCCCACCAGCGGCCCGGGCGAGCAGCTCAGCGCCCAGCAGCTCCAGGACATGTACAGCGCGCCCTCGCCGGTGCGCAACGCCGGTGACCGCGCCGTCACCATGGACGACGTCATCATGAAGACGCTGGCGCTCTTCGCCATCGTCCTCGTCACGGGCGGCATCGGCTGGGGCCTCGCGGCGTCGAACCCGGGCATCGGCTTCGCGCTCTGGGCCGGCGGCGGCATCCTCATGCTGGTCCTCGGGCTGGTCATCGCGTTCAAGAAGACCCTCAGCGTGCCGCTCATCGTGCTCTACGCCGCGGTCGAGGGTGTCTTCGTCGGCGCCATCAGCCAGTTCTACGCGCTCCGCTTCGACGGTCCCGGCGTCGACACCGTCTCGTTCCAGGGCATCGTCCCGCAGGCCGTGCTGGCCACCGTGGCCACCTTCGCCGGGATGCTCATCGCCTACAAGACCGGCCTGATCAAGGTCACCGCCCGGTTCCGCAAGATCATGACGATGGCCCTCATCGGCTACGCGATCTTCGCCGTGGTGAACTTCGTCTTCGCGATCGTCACGAACACCGCGTTCGGCATCGGCGGCTCGACCGCCCTCGGTGTCGGCATCTCGCTCTTCGCCGTCGGGCTCGCGGCCTTCACCCTGGCGCTCGACTTCGACGCCATCGACCGCGCCATCGCCACCGGTGCGCCGCAGAAGTACTCGTGGCTCCTGGCCCACGGCCTCGTCGTCACCCTGGTGTGGCTCTACCTCGAGTTCCTGCGACTCCTGGGCCGTCTCCGCTCGTGA
- a CDS encoding PAS domain S-box protein — protein MYGAEGPFDDWASRPGAVASSLTHRLSIAVYVAEPGPVGRWLHVSPAIHEVLGVSPTAILEDPTLWNSLLHPDDREALIGSEVVLEPDTRARTDYRVIRPDGRVVWLLDDAVIGLDAAGRPVMDGYLVDITSQRRAERMMAAQARVVEGLTGRTPLREVLVGLPEACVESASAVACVVEVGDARLVALRSDADSVPRLGATLSADTPLPDSEATGRVTLHYAPGVVPPADDRAVPEWAVGLVSLAATRLAERERAELMTAQLAATLESTVDGILVVDRHDRVVGHNTRFARMWDLDPAVLAAGDTAAVTGAILDRLEDPAAFLAAVQHLAGNPEETSVDELRTRDGRELERYSLPQRIDGHPVGRVWSFRDVTETRRLQAEVREREASLDRLVSQVKDYAILNLDAEGRVASWNEGAARILRHAESAVLGMSYEVFFPDDAPEFGRADRLLQLALTRGSAREEGWFVRRDGERFWAAVVLTALRDDQGRMRGIGLVLQDVSERRTAQLALERRARTLATVGTIATAANSATSIGGALDTALLAVCEHGAWQLAHVYLLDDESGTLRHHAWHVAHDLDPHRFAAFIAATDAISPIDLPLPAAVLEQGRTVWVSDLTVMPATGRAPVGSAAGLVSGSGVPVLVGSERVGVLEFFSTSPRPFDVESDLVMRQLGTQLGRVVERERAERRSAALARSVMRLSGGNPPPA, from the coding sequence GTGTACGGAGCAGAGGGACCTTTCGACGACTGGGCGAGCCGGCCGGGCGCCGTCGCGTCGTCGTTGACCCATCGCCTGAGCATCGCCGTCTACGTCGCCGAGCCCGGGCCGGTCGGCCGCTGGTTGCACGTGAGCCCTGCCATCCACGAGGTCCTGGGTGTCTCGCCGACCGCCATCCTCGAGGACCCGACGCTGTGGAACTCGCTCCTGCACCCCGACGACCGGGAGGCCCTGATCGGCAGCGAGGTCGTCCTCGAGCCCGACACCCGGGCACGCACCGACTACCGGGTCATCCGCCCCGACGGTCGCGTCGTCTGGCTGCTCGACGACGCCGTCATCGGCCTCGACGCCGCCGGCAGGCCGGTCATGGACGGCTACCTCGTCGACATCACCAGCCAGCGTCGGGCCGAGCGGATGATGGCGGCTCAGGCCCGCGTCGTCGAGGGGCTCACCGGCCGCACCCCGCTGCGCGAGGTCCTGGTCGGTCTGCCCGAAGCCTGCGTGGAGTCCGCCTCGGCGGTCGCGTGCGTGGTCGAGGTCGGGGACGCCCGCCTCGTGGCGCTCCGCTCGGACGCCGACAGTGTGCCCCGCCTCGGCGCGACGCTGTCGGCCGACACGCCCCTCCCCGACTCCGAGGCCACCGGCCGCGTCACGCTGCACTACGCGCCCGGCGTCGTCCCGCCGGCCGACGACCGGGCCGTTCCCGAGTGGGCCGTGGGGCTGGTTTCGCTGGCCGCCACCCGCCTGGCCGAGCGCGAGCGGGCCGAGCTGATGACCGCGCAGCTGGCGGCCACTCTCGAGTCGACCGTCGACGGCATCCTCGTGGTCGACCGCCACGACCGGGTCGTCGGCCACAACACCCGCTTCGCGCGGATGTGGGATCTCGACCCCGCCGTGCTGGCCGCGGGCGACACCGCCGCGGTCACGGGGGCGATCCTCGACCGGCTCGAGGACCCCGCCGCCTTCCTCGCCGCCGTGCAGCACCTGGCCGGCAACCCCGAGGAGACCAGCGTCGACGAGCTGCGCACCCGCGACGGTCGCGAGCTCGAGCGCTACTCGCTGCCCCAGCGCATCGACGGCCACCCCGTGGGCCGGGTCTGGAGCTTCCGCGACGTGACCGAGACCCGCCGGCTCCAGGCCGAGGTCCGCGAGCGGGAGGCCAGCCTCGACCGGCTGGTCAGCCAGGTCAAGGACTACGCCATCCTCAACCTCGACGCCGAGGGGCGGGTCGCCTCGTGGAACGAGGGGGCCGCGCGCATCCTGCGGCACGCCGAGAGCGCCGTGCTCGGGATGTCCTACGAGGTGTTCTTCCCCGACGACGCCCCCGAGTTCGGCCGTGCCGACCGCCTCCTCCAGCTGGCGCTGACCCGCGGCTCCGCGCGCGAGGAGGGCTGGTTCGTGCGCCGGGACGGCGAACGCTTCTGGGCCGCCGTGGTGCTCACCGCCCTGCGCGACGACCAGGGGCGGATGCGCGGCATCGGCCTCGTGCTCCAGGACGTCAGCGAGCGCCGCACGGCCCAGCTGGCCCTCGAGCGGCGCGCCCGCACCCTGGCCACCGTCGGCACCATCGCCACCGCCGCCAACTCGGCCACCTCGATCGGCGGGGCCCTCGACACCGCCCTGTTGGCGGTCTGCGAGCACGGCGCCTGGCAGCTGGCCCACGTGTACCTGCTCGACGACGAGTCCGGGACGTTGCGCCACCACGCCTGGCACGTGGCGCACGACCTCGACCCGCACCGGTTCGCGGCCTTCATCGCCGCCACCGACGCCATCAGCCCGATCGACCTGCCGCTGCCCGCCGCCGTCCTCGAGCAGGGGCGTACCGTCTGGGTCAGCGACCTGACCGTCATGCCCGCCACCGGCCGCGCCCCCGTCGGCAGCGCCGCGGGTCTGGTGTCCGGCAGCGGCGTGCCGGTCCTCGTCGGCAGCGAACGCGTGGGGGTCCTGGAGTTCTTCAGCACCTCGCCGCGTCCGTTCGACGTCGAGTCCGACCTGGTGATGCGCCAGCTCGGGACCCAGCTCGGGCGGGTGGTCGAGCGCGAGCGCGCCGAGCGCCGTTCGGCGGCGCTGGCCCGCAGCGTGATGCGCCTCTCCGGGGGCAACCCGCCGCCGGCCTGA